One window from the genome of Pseudomonas frederiksbergensis encodes:
- a CDS encoding GGDEF domain-containing protein has protein sequence MPIPIHDPNHAPGGALKRLPLLKAAVAFIAAVCLCLCGLLFLQLEQSRRHDVESARIASANLTRAMAQQAQDTFLQADLVLASLADWIQDDGFGPSTRPRLHQIFARRVQSLEQLHGLFLFDKNGHWVVTSFERLHRGPGVADRDYFKFHQQNASLIAHVGPAVPSRQNGEWIIPVSRRLNDPKGNFQGVLLAGIKMSYFDQFFKSFNIDDQGEMALALSDGTLLARRPFDEAQIGRPLADEYVYEHQHASMGAGDTDLRPSSDGIVRLHGHRHLQAYPLVVTAAMSEQAILAGWYDRAFQSSLIVALVVLGVCLFGWVFVRQVRNSERIEADLRKAQEALELIATHDSLTGLANRRLFERALDIEFGRGARQRSSLSLIMLDIDFFKRYNDTYGHVAGDHCLAEVAKVLKACCHRKADLAVRYGGEEFAVLLPDTNLHGAMALAEQIRRSVIDKHITHSASPSGYLTVSLGCYAFVPSSLDSTEVFIQRTDAALYQAKHSGRNCVAALSREGAFDALERSDR, from the coding sequence TTGCCTATCCCCATCCATGATCCGAACCATGCGCCCGGCGGTGCCTTGAAACGCTTGCCGTTGCTCAAGGCCGCGGTGGCGTTCATTGCAGCCGTATGCCTGTGTCTCTGTGGTTTGCTCTTCCTGCAACTGGAGCAATCGCGTCGCCATGACGTGGAGTCGGCGCGCATCGCCTCGGCCAACCTCACCCGCGCCATGGCCCAGCAGGCCCAGGACACGTTCCTGCAAGCCGACCTGGTACTTGCCAGCCTTGCGGACTGGATTCAGGACGATGGGTTCGGTCCGTCGACGCGTCCACGCTTGCACCAGATCTTTGCCCGACGCGTGCAGTCCCTCGAGCAACTGCACGGCCTGTTCCTGTTCGACAAGAACGGCCACTGGGTCGTGACGTCTTTCGAACGCCTGCACAGGGGGCCAGGGGTCGCAGACCGCGATTATTTCAAGTTCCACCAGCAGAACGCCTCGTTGATAGCCCACGTTGGCCCAGCGGTTCCCAGTCGACAGAACGGCGAATGGATCATTCCGGTTTCCCGTCGATTGAATGACCCGAAGGGCAACTTCCAGGGCGTGCTGCTGGCGGGCATCAAGATGTCCTATTTCGATCAGTTCTTTAAGAGCTTCAATATCGACGACCAGGGCGAAATGGCCTTGGCGTTATCCGACGGTACGTTGCTGGCGCGCCGGCCTTTCGATGAAGCACAGATCGGTCGTCCGCTTGCCGATGAGTACGTATACGAGCACCAGCACGCCAGCATGGGTGCCGGCGATACGGATCTTCGCCCATCTTCCGACGGTATCGTCAGGCTACATGGGCACCGGCATTTGCAGGCTTATCCGTTGGTGGTGACCGCCGCGATGTCCGAGCAGGCGATCCTGGCGGGCTGGTACGACAGGGCTTTCCAGTCCAGCCTTATCGTGGCCCTGGTGGTGTTGGGTGTTTGTCTGTTCGGCTGGGTCTTCGTGCGCCAGGTGCGCAACAGCGAGCGGATCGAGGCGGATTTGCGCAAGGCCCAGGAAGCATTGGAGCTGATCGCTACCCACGACAGCCTGACCGGCCTGGCGAATAGGCGGTTGTTCGAACGCGCCCTGGACATCGAATTCGGTCGAGGCGCCCGCCAGCGCAGCTCCCTGAGCCTGATCATGCTCGACATCGATTTCTTCAAACGCTACAACGATACCTACGGGCATGTTGCGGGGGATCACTGCCTGGCGGAGGTGGCCAAGGTGCTCAAGGCCTGCTGCCATCGCAAGGCTGACCTGGCCGTGCGTTACGGCGGGGAGGAATTCGCCGTCTTGCTGCCCGACACCAACCTGCACGGCGCCATGGCATTGGCCGAGCAGATCCGCCGCAGCGTCATCGACAAGCATATAACCCACTCGGCTTCGCCCTCCGGCTACCTGACGGTCAGCCTGGGCTGCTATGCCTTCGTGCCCAGCAGCCTGGACAGTACCGAAGTGTTTATCCAGCGCACCGATGCGGCGCTTTATCAGGCCAAGCACAGCGGTCGCAACTGTGTCGCGGCCTTGTCCCGGGAAGGCGCGTTCGATGCGCTGGAACGTTCCGATCGTTGA
- a CDS encoding mechanosensitive ion channel family protein, producing MDSSSLEIFTDTQLLGISIANWLLALSVMTVSFIVARAGIGFLLKNVRARAQKPDAYISHIAVEVLSSTSNTLLLLASILIGIGALDLPERWLGRVSSLWFVVAALQVGLWANRAIALALMHYFARHSHSDIHQKSALATLSLWGAKVFLWAVVLLAMLSNLGVNITAFIASLGVGGIAVALAVQNILGDLFASLSIAVDKPFEVGDFIVVGSLAGTVEHVGLKTTRIRSLGGEQIVMANAGMISTTIQNYKRLQERRIVFEFALPQECSTEQLRQVPTIVENIIKAQEKTRFDRAHFRGFGESTLEFETVYIVLDPSYNVYMDIQQAINLGMMDEFARIGVRFAMPSRAVHVASLPEMPERMTRGHDAASGQTAPSFRAQH from the coding sequence ATGGATTCAAGCTCCCTCGAAATTTTTACCGACACCCAACTCCTCGGCATTTCCATCGCCAACTGGTTGCTGGCACTCAGCGTGATGACGGTGAGTTTCATCGTCGCCAGGGCCGGCATCGGTTTCCTGCTCAAGAACGTACGGGCCCGGGCACAGAAGCCCGACGCCTACATCAGTCATATCGCGGTGGAGGTGCTGTCCAGCACCAGCAACACCCTGCTGTTGCTGGCCTCGATCCTCATCGGCATCGGCGCTCTGGACCTGCCGGAACGTTGGTTGGGCCGGGTCAGCAGCCTGTGGTTCGTGGTGGCCGCCCTACAAGTGGGACTGTGGGCAAACCGAGCGATCGCCCTGGCGCTGATGCATTATTTTGCGCGCCACAGCCACAGCGATATCCATCAGAAAAGCGCCTTGGCCACCTTGAGCCTATGGGGCGCGAAAGTGTTCCTGTGGGCGGTGGTATTGCTGGCGATGCTCTCCAACCTTGGCGTGAACATCACGGCGTTCATTGCCAGCCTCGGCGTCGGCGGCATCGCCGTAGCGCTCGCCGTGCAGAACATTCTCGGCGACCTGTTCGCCTCGCTGTCCATTGCCGTGGACAAACCCTTCGAAGTGGGCGACTTCATCGTGGTCGGTTCGCTGGCCGGTACCGTGGAACATGTCGGCCTGAAGACCACACGCATCCGCAGCCTGGGGGGCGAACAGATCGTCATGGCCAATGCCGGGATGATCAGCACCACCATCCAGAACTACAAGCGCCTGCAGGAGCGCCGAATCGTCTTCGAATTCGCCCTGCCCCAGGAATGCTCGACCGAACAACTTCGGCAAGTGCCTACCATCGTCGAGAACATCATCAAGGCCCAGGAAAAAACCCGCTTCGACCGCGCGCATTTTCGCGGTTTCGGCGAAAGCACGCTGGAATTCGAAACGGTCTACATCGTGCTGGACCCCAGCTACAACGTCTACATGGATATCCAGCAGGCAATCAACCTGGGGATGATGGACGAATTCGCCAGGATTGGCGTGCGCTTCGCCATGCCGTCCCGCGCCGTGCATGTGGCTTCGTTGCCCGAGATGCCGGAGCGAATGACCAGAGGACATGACGCAGCCTCTGGGCAAACGGCTCCGTCATTTCGGGCCCAACATTGA